In one Janibacter cremeus genomic region, the following are encoded:
- a CDS encoding GNAT family N-acetyltransferase produces MSLLEEFHRQIRLAGREDEPRPGLVLDSDGPVRRTWSTDPTKFAMVECPSGLGDDPDHWISRQVAFFAERGQEVEWKTYDYDEPADLLERLREHGFTIGDEEALVLGGTASLVHSVEPKGVRLRRVEVDDEAFAGIAELTEVVWGRRDGHAAELREELRGAPRGLDIVVAEASEPMEAGDHRVRPGEVVCAAWARYSPGTDFCSFWGGSTHPAARRRGIYRALVAQRARYALERGFLSVRVDCSPDSLPILTRLGLKRVATTVPATYAPSPVAAVGS; encoded by the coding sequence AGTTCCACCGGCAGATCCGGCTCGCCGGGCGCGAGGACGAGCCGCGACCCGGACTCGTCCTGGACTCCGACGGCCCGGTGCGGCGGACCTGGTCGACCGACCCGACGAAGTTCGCGATGGTCGAGTGCCCCTCCGGTCTGGGCGACGACCCCGATCACTGGATCTCGCGCCAAGTCGCGTTCTTCGCCGAGCGCGGGCAGGAGGTCGAGTGGAAGACCTACGACTACGACGAGCCTGCCGACCTCCTGGAGCGGTTGCGGGAGCACGGCTTCACGATCGGCGACGAGGAGGCACTCGTCCTGGGTGGGACCGCCTCCCTCGTGCACTCCGTCGAGCCGAAGGGGGTCCGGCTGCGCCGGGTCGAGGTGGACGACGAGGCCTTCGCCGGGATCGCGGAGCTCACCGAGGTGGTGTGGGGGCGGCGTGACGGTCACGCCGCCGAGCTGCGCGAGGAGCTGCGGGGCGCCCCCCGCGGTCTCGACATTGTCGTCGCCGAGGCGTCCGAGCCGATGGAGGCCGGCGATCACCGGGTCCGCCCGGGAGAGGTGGTGTGCGCGGCGTGGGCGCGCTACTCGCCGGGGACCGACTTCTGCTCGTTCTGGGGCGGGTCGACGCACCCCGCCGCCCGGCGACGGGGGATCTACCGCGCCCTGGTGGCGCAGCGGGCGCGCTACGCACTCGAGCGCGGGTTCCTGTCCGTGCGGGTGGACTGCTCGCCCGACTCCCTGCCGATCCTGACCCGGCTCGGCCTGAAGCGTGTGGCCACGACCGTCCCCGCCACCTACGCCCCGTCGCCCGTGGCCGCTGTCGGCTCGTGA